The Sorex araneus isolate mSorAra2 chromosome X, mSorAra2.pri, whole genome shotgun sequence DNA segment tagatgcaTAAAACCATATGATACTGAATCTTATGTCTTTTCTAAGTAGTTCTAAAATTATCTAGAAAGTTCCATTCCATTTGCAAAAAATGTGGTAGGCAAATTTAGTATCAAAGAGTTATATTAGTTGAGAGCCTCACATATTAAATTTCCTCAAGCTAACAAAGTTACAGCCATGCTTGAAAATGTAAAAGTTGTTAAAACAAAATCTTGGACAGACCCATTGTTTATTTAATTATGCTGTGGCTAGGAAACTTTAGAAAACCGATTTGCTAAGTGATGTATTACATAAATTTTCCGACTCACACATTCTGTTTTCAGCTCTGCATTTTAAACATGCAATAAATGCTCATAATcttttgaaccatcttccaaAAAATGATCTTACTGGGCTATAACTAAGTAATTAAATTTGATACATATCCACACTGATTAATTAACCTTAACACTTTCCAGAACAGTCGAGTCAATGCTAGACTCGGTGGGCCAAACAACATTTCGCAAGAATTATTAACACTAAGCTCTCGTCAATAAAGAATGTCATTAGCAGCATTTCAAATTTGTGGATATCACCTACCAAACCACAAATCAAATTagcatatttttcatttattttttattagctgTTAACATTAGACAGAATTTCCTGTCAGAGTCAAGATTTGCTGAGAGAGCTGGCGTTTCTCCCCGACGGAGCTTATAGAAAACATACGCTGTCAACGGTCTCTCTAATGGGGCTTTGCAGTGCGATTCTAGAATGTTTTGCCTAAAATATGTTCTATTAGAGAATACAAGCACCATCACGAGTATTATTCTCAAATAAACATTTCCATCTTTTAAGAGGCAAAAATGAACTAACTCAACTCATTTATTAAAATCCTAGTGAATAAGAGGCCATTCTTCTATTATAAATTTCAGTGACTGTGtcatcactaaaaataaaatcagagataaGAAATCCATCTGGTTCTTGAAGCCAGTAAAGCCGTGATGTACATCTAGTCAGACCGGGTCCTAGTCCTGCTTGGTTAATGGTTTCTGAAAATTAGAACGCCTTTAAATCCAGGATTTTCCAGGaatctctttaaaatattcagaaagaaCCATAAATTCTGGCCTCACCCACAACATAAAATAGGCAACGAAGAaggaaagatttctttttaaaatatctaataagCTCAGTGGCATTGCTGGCTTCTCCTGGGTATTGTAGTTTTGAAAAAGTCCTTTCTGGAGAGGAGCTGAGAGATGGGACAAGATATAACTCATTCTCAAACATCCCTTGGGTTGGCTGTATCTAGCTGTTTCACTGCAATGACAAACTCTTGGTCTCCAATCCGTGTGAGTCAGGTGTTAGGAACAACCACCAGAGCAAAAATTATCATGCACAGAAAGAAGAATAAGAGAGAgttgatattttggatttttagAAACAGGCTTGAAGCCTCAGTACATAGATCAAGGCTAAATTCCATGGATGCAAACAGATATACTTAAGcacttgatattttaaatatctacaaAGTTCATGAACAGTAAAATTCTATAATGTCAAGGTGAAAAGACtctgaaattaaaatgtttttttttaagtagagttGAATTTTATTCCACttataaacaaaacattttgcTGCTTCTAAAACTTTATATGTTAATTCAGCAAATGATACAGGTAGAACGTTTAGAAGCTGGGGACTGAGAATGAAGCCAGAATAATCCCAAGAATACAGAGAATACATGATAATAATTCCACCACTCCTTGCTAAgttcataagaaataaaaatttctaaagcTAGAATTTGGTGATATTCCTTCCTTTGCAAGAATCATATAAATTTAATGGCACAGTCTGAATGTTATAAATGAAAtttgtcaggaaaaaaaatcatttcatcaAAGCACTGTCAATCCcttcccctccctacccccagctTTCTTCCTCTACGCCGTGACcgaaagattatttatttatggctttatAAAAGTCCTAGACtgcagaagggaaaagaaaatctgTCCTCTCAAAAGATCACACAGCCATCGCCTTCAAAGACAGCAAGGTCCAACTCACCCGAGAAAACATCCCAAGTAAAACCACGAACAAAACTAACCACACGACATGATCACACCAAAGGCTGTCCTACGAGTGTGCACAGTACATGAGATACACGTGTACACGCCTTGCCACCTCTAAGATACACCTTCACGTGTCTTACCTTCTCTAAGTGCAACCCTAGGATGATCGGGAGTGTAATAAGAAACTGTTGCTAACACGGGGGTAGACTTGGCTGCCGTGGGGGGTGGGATTGCATCCGGTGCAAAGGCCGTGAGGAAACTCCTTCCTCGGAAAGGCAGACTCCACTGGCTCCTACGCTCCCATCTTTAATAAAAGAAGCACCCAACACCGTGCACGGGGGCCGAGAACATCCTCGGGACCGATGTGACACAGGTGCTCCCCCAAGGACGCGTCCAGAGAAAGAGTCTTGGGGTGTGCGTTGCTGGTTGGTCGGTTTGTGAGACAGATTCCGTGACTGCTCCTTTCTGGGGAAACACGGGAGAGATGGAACAAGCTTTTCTGGGAATCTTTTCCTTCTGTCCAACAACCCTCATTTCTTGTTCATTTTCCTTACGATTTCAGCCAGAGAAATGATATcttagaaaatatgtattttccttgtgtggtatatatatacgtgtgtatatatatacatatatatgcacagcagagcctggcaagcttcccgtggcatattcaatatgccaaaaccagtcacaataacaggtctcattcccctgaccctgaaagagcctccaatctttgggaaagacgagtaaggagaggctgctaaaatctcatggctgggaggaatagagacgttactggcgcccgctcgagtaacttgacaaacaacgggaggacagtgatacagtgatatatatatatatataaatatatataaatacatttcttccCTGGAATTCCAAGCTGCCGgcggcacccccgccccctgccaatGTGTGGTGGCATTGCAGGCACCAGCTCCCCCTTGCTGCGTcctgccaggcccagggccagcgcCTGGCCTGCCGAGAGGACGGGAACCCAGCCCTAGGCAGGGGCATCCCTCTGGcgggcaggcggggtggggggcagagccccTGTGATCCCCTTCCGGACAGAACCCGATTcctgtgccctccctccccgggCAGGGCCTGAGGAATCTCGCAAGGAGCACCGGAGGGAGGAGAGCCTGGCTGAGGCCCCTCCTCCGTCTGTCACAATAGAACAGGGCGGGGCCGAGTCGCAACCGAGCTGCAGCGTCTCAGCAGGAGCAGAGCCGACAGACCCCGGGTGCTGGGAAGCCCCCCGAGGGCTGGTCCCAGACATCCCCGGCTCGGGCAGCGACCTCAGGGAAGGGCGGCCTGACGTAGCCCGTTCCCGCCAgccaggaggagaggagaaaagcaaaactTGCATTCTTCAACCCAAGCCAAGTGGCCTGAGACGCTCGTCCCCGAGCCGCAGTTCCAGAAAGGACCTGACGTGTGTCACCACACAGAGGCCGGCCGAGCCCCTCCCGCCGTCTGACCGAGGAAGGGGCGAGCCCACCCCCACGACGCACGGCCCTCGCGCCCCGCAGAGCACACTTACACGATCTCGTCGTTCTGGAACTCCAGCTCCCCGCAGGAGTCCTCGAAGtcctccccgccgccccgggcGGTGCCCTCGACGGTCTTGTAGGGCACGATGACGTTCCCGCGGGCGCCCGACGTGCGCAGCACCTTCACCTCCATGACGCCGATGCTCTCGCTCACGTGCGTCACGGGCTCCTCGAAGGTGAAGATGCCGGCGTGGTCGTCGTCGAAGATGGTGACGGTGGCCGTGCAGGGGGAGCCCAGGCAGGCCAGCGCCGACACGTGGTTGGCCTCCAGGACGCCGTCCTCGGGCGCCTCGGCCGACACCTGCACGTTGCTCAGGTGCACCAGGAAGTTCTCGTCCTCCTCGAAGATGTCGTCGTCGATGATGCCCACGCGGATCTCCTTCTGCGTCTCGCCGGGCTTGAAGACCACCGTGCCCTCCGTGAACTCGTAGTCCGAGCCCGCGTTGGCCGTGCCGTCCTCCGTCCGGAAGTCCACGACCACCGTGCTGGTCAGGTCCCCGCCCCGGCGCACGATGGTGAGCGCCACCGTGCCGCAGTTCTCCAGGCACTGGTAGGTGCCCTGCTCGAAGCAGATCCTGCTGATGGGGTCGCCGTCCGTCATGTCCGTGTTGACCTCGTGCATGCTGACCGCCTTGCGcgcctggtcggccgcgtgccgcTTGAGGATGTTGCCGGCCCCGGTCATGAGGCGCGTGGCCTGGATGCGGTAGAAGGCGCGGCTCTTCTGCTGCTGGCTCAGCACCTGGTAGTTGGCCAGCTCGATGAGCTGCTCCACCTCCTTGTCCGGGTGCTTCTGCTTGAGCTCCTTCAGGATCCGGGCCATCTCCCGCCGGGCCTCCTCGTCGTCCTGGTCCCGCTCGTCCACCTCCAGCACCAGCGCGCCGTCCAGGAAGTTGTCCACGTGGGAGTTGACCACCTTGCCGTCCATCTCGATCTCTGTCTTGGACGAGGGCCGGTCACCCTCGTGCTCGATGATCATGCCGCGCTGCTTGCCGGCCCGGTACCTCTTGTAGACGTACTTGTAGAACAGGAGGCGCCGGTCGGCCACCCAGGCGAACACCACGCAgatggggaagaagaagaaggtcaGCAGCCCCTCCCACACCTCCACGACGCCCGGCGAGATGACGGACAGGATGATGTAGAGCCAGGTGTAGGCGAAGATGCTCCAGGCGGCCGTCACGAAGAACACGCGCAGGTGCTTGATCTTCCTGGTCTCGCCGTCGGGGACCACGTAGACGCACAGCGCGATGATGATGAACATGTTGAAGGCGGCACTGCCCACGATGGTGCTGGGGCCGAGGTCGCCCGCCGTGAAGTTGTGGCCGCACACCTCGATGACCGAGAGGAGGATCTCGGGGGCGGACGAGCCCAGGGCCATGAGGGTCAGGTTGGACACCGTCTCGTTCCAGATCCGCACGGTGGTCTTGGTGGTCTCCCCGTTGGGCTTCTTGATGGTGATCTCCTTCTCCTGCGACGTGATGACCTCGATGGACGACATGAAGCGGTCGGCGATGATGGACACGCCCAGGAACATGTAGACCATGGCCACGAAGTACACGGTGGCGCGGGCGATCTTGTCCCCGAAGGAGGGGTCCTGCGGCTCCCAGATGGGCAGGATCACCCCCTTCTTGCAGTAGTAGGAGCCCGTGCACTCCGCGGTGCCGTTGCCTTCCCCTTCGGCCTCAGGCTCGGCCTGGAGGTGCTCCACGTGGGAGAAGAGGAGGGCCACGAGGGCCAGCAGGTGAAGCCCGGCCGGCCAGGCGGGCCGCAGGCTGAGCGGCAACATGGCTGCCCCCGAGCAGACCCCCGACGGCGCCGGCCTGCTGGAGAaccagggagagaggaagaaggacacCGTTAGGGCGATGGAGGCGTGACCCGCAGCAGTGCTCCCGCAGCAGTGCTCCTGCCCCTCGCCCGTCCCGAACCGCCTCCTGCCCCGCTGTCCCGAGACCCCACCCCCTTGGCGGCTGGCCCCCAGTTTAGGACTCCCTTTCTCGGCGCGCGTATTTTCGACGTGAAATCCCCGCCGATTTGCTGGAATCGAGAGCCCGGCGAGGACCTTCTCCTCGGCTGCGCATTCCTACCGGACGCACAACGGTGTGTGAAAACACAACAAGACGGCTGAAGCCTGGGATCATTTTTCTGCTCATCGGCAGACTTTTCATCTTGGGTTTGGGCCAGGGAAACCACCATTTGTGTCACCGAAGCTCTGTCACCGCCGGAAACACCTTTTGGAGACCGAGCAGGGGCCCAGGTGCGAGTCCCACCAACCCCAGCCATCTTGGGCACCACAAAAGGTGTGTGGCTTCTGAGAGCCAGGCACAGGCtcggagcactgttgggtgtggcccaaagttaaCAAAACAACCGGCGTCTCTCCCCAGTACAGACTGGACCTGGCTCAAAGCTCAGGCCTGCCCTGCAGTGCACCCGACGCCCACGCGGCCTTGGAGACGCGGAGAAATCTCACCCCGCAACCAGTGCTCGTGCTGAGGGGGGATCAGCTGTCgcagattttatttattgcttctgtttgggggcacacccagtggtgttccgggctctctcccggctctgcactcaggaatcactcctgagggtgctcagggcaccatgtgggatgccggggatcgaacccgggccagttgCATGGGAGGCAACaacttccccgctgtgctacggctctgGCCCATGACAGAAAGCAGGAAGGTGTGGTTTGCTCTGGGGCGGCCCCGTTCCTGAGCCTTGGGGTCCACAGAGGGAGGGGGCTGC contains these protein-coding regions:
- the SLC8A1 gene encoding sodium/calcium exchanger 1 isoform X3 codes for the protein MLPLSLRPAWPAGLHLLALVALLFSHVEHLQAEPEAEGEGNGTAECTGSYYCKKGVILPIWEPQDPSFGDKIARATVYFVAMVYMFLGVSIIADRFMSSIEVITSQEKEITIKKPNGETTKTTVRIWNETVSNLTLMALGSSAPEILLSVIEVCGHNFTAGDLGPSTIVGSAAFNMFIIIALCVYVVPDGETRKIKHLRVFFVTAAWSIFAYTWLYIILSVISPGVVEVWEGLLTFFFFPICVVFAWVADRRLLFYKYVYKRYRAGKQRGMIIEHEGDRPSSKTEIEMDGKVVNSHVDNFLDGALVLEVDERDQDDEEARREMARILKELKQKHPDKEVEQLIELANYQVLSQQQKSRAFYRIQATRLMTGAGNILKRHAADQARKAVSMHEVNTDMTDGDPISRICFEQGTYQCLENCGTVALTIVRRGGDLTSTVVVDFRTEDGTANAGSDYEFTEGTVVFKPGETQKEIRVGIIDDDIFEEDENFLVHLSNVQVSAEAPEDGVLEANHVSALACLGSPCTATVTIFDDDHAGIFTFEEPVTHVSESIGVMEVKVLRTSGARGNVIVPYKTVEGTARGGGEDFEDSCGELEFQNDEIVKTISVKVIDDEEYEKNKTFFLEIGEPRLVEMSEKKGGFTLTGKCLYGQPVLRKVQAREFPGPSTVVSITDEYDDRQPLTSKEEEERRIAELGRPVLGEHTRLEVIIEESYEFKSTVDKLIKKTNLALVVGTNSWREQFIEAITVSAGEDDDEDECGEEKLPSCFDYVMHFLTVFWKVLFAFVPPTEYWNGWACFIVSILMIGLLTAFIGDLASHFGCTIGLKDSVTAVVFVALGTSVPDTFASKVAATQDQYADASIGNVTGSNAVNVFLGIGVAWSIAAIYHAAHGEQFRVSPGTLAFSVTLFTIFAFVNVGVLLYRRRPEIGGELGGPRTAKLLTSSLFVLLWLLYIFFSSLEAYCHIKGF
- the SLC8A1 gene encoding sodium/calcium exchanger 1 isoform X8; translation: MLPLSLRPAWPAGLHLLALVALLFSHVEHLQAEPEAEGEGNGTAECTGSYYCKKGVILPIWEPQDPSFGDKIARATVYFVAMVYMFLGVSIIADRFMSSIEVITSQEKEITIKKPNGETTKTTVRIWNETVSNLTLMALGSSAPEILLSVIEVCGHNFTAGDLGPSTIVGSAAFNMFIIIALCVYVVPDGETRKIKHLRVFFVTAAWSIFAYTWLYIILSVISPGVVEVWEGLLTFFFFPICVVFAWVADRRLLFYKYVYKRYRAGKQRGMIIEHEGDRPSSKTEIEMDGKVVNSHVDNFLDGALVLEVDERDQDDEEARREMARILKELKQKHPDKEVEQLIELANYQVLSQQQKSRAFYRIQATRLMTGAGNILKRHAADQARKAVSMHEVNTDMTDGDPISRICFEQGTYQCLENCGTVALTIVRRGGDLTSTVVVDFRTEDGTANAGSDYEFTEGTVVFKPGETQKEIRVGIIDDDIFEEDENFLVHLSNVQVSAEAPEDGVLEANHVSALACLGSPCTATVTIFDDDHAGIFTFEEPVTHVSESIGVMEVKVLRTSGARGNVIVPYKTVEGTARGGGEDFEDSCGELEFQNDEIVKTISVKVIDDEEYEKNKTFFLEIGEPRLVEMSEKKGGFTLTDEYDDRQPLTSKEEEERRIAELGRPVLGEHTRLEVIIEESYEFKSTVDKLIKKTNLALVVGTNSWREQFIEAITVSAGEDDDEDECGEEKLPSCFDYVMHFLTVFWKVLFAFVPPTEYWNGWACFIVSILMIGLLTAFIGDLASHFGCTIGLKDSVTAVVFVALGTSVPDTFASKVAATQDQYADASIGNVTGSNAVNVFLGIGVAWSIAAIYHAAHGEQFRVSPGTLAFSVTLFTIFAFVNVGVLLYRRRPEIGGELGGPRTAKLLTSSLFVLLWLLYIFFSSLEAYCHIKGF
- the SLC8A1 gene encoding sodium/calcium exchanger 1 isoform X2, with the translated sequence MLPLSLRPAWPAGLHLLALVALLFSHVEHLQAEPEAEGEGNGTAECTGSYYCKKGVILPIWEPQDPSFGDKIARATVYFVAMVYMFLGVSIIADRFMSSIEVITSQEKEITIKKPNGETTKTTVRIWNETVSNLTLMALGSSAPEILLSVIEVCGHNFTAGDLGPSTIVGSAAFNMFIIIALCVYVVPDGETRKIKHLRVFFVTAAWSIFAYTWLYIILSVISPGVVEVWEGLLTFFFFPICVVFAWVADRRLLFYKYVYKRYRAGKQRGMIIEHEGDRPSSKTEIEMDGKVVNSHVDNFLDGALVLEVDERDQDDEEARREMARILKELKQKHPDKEVEQLIELANYQVLSQQQKSRAFYRIQATRLMTGAGNILKRHAADQARKAVSMHEVNTDMTDGDPISRICFEQGTYQCLENCGTVALTIVRRGGDLTSTVVVDFRTEDGTANAGSDYEFTEGTVVFKPGETQKEIRVGIIDDDIFEEDENFLVHLSNVQVSAEAPEDGVLEANHVSALACLGSPCTATVTIFDDDHAGIFTFEEPVTHVSESIGVMEVKVLRTSGARGNVIVPYKTVEGTARGGGEDFEDSCGELEFQNDEIVKTISVKVIDDEEYEKNKTFFLEIGEPRLVEMSEKKALLLSELGGFTLTGQPVLRKVQAREFPGPSTVVSITDEYDDRQPLTSKEEEERRIAELGRPVLGEHTRLEVIIEESYEFKSTVDKLIKKTNLALVVGTNSWREQFIEAITVSAGEDDDEDECGEEKLPSCFDYVMHFLTVFWKVLFAFVPPTEYWNGWACFIVSILMIGLLTAFIGDLASHFGCTIGLKDSVTAVVFVALGTSVPDTFASKVAATQDQYADASIGNVTGSNAVNVFLGIGVAWSIAAIYHAAHGEQFRVSPGTLAFSVTLFTIFAFVNVGVLLYRRRPEIGGELGGPRTAKLLTSSLFVLLWLLYIFFSSLEAYCHIKGF
- the SLC8A1 gene encoding sodium/calcium exchanger 1 isoform X6; its protein translation is MLPLSLRPAWPAGLHLLALVALLFSHVEHLQAEPEAEGEGNGTAECTGSYYCKKGVILPIWEPQDPSFGDKIARATVYFVAMVYMFLGVSIIADRFMSSIEVITSQEKEITIKKPNGETTKTTVRIWNETVSNLTLMALGSSAPEILLSVIEVCGHNFTAGDLGPSTIVGSAAFNMFIIIALCVYVVPDGETRKIKHLRVFFVTAAWSIFAYTWLYIILSVISPGVVEVWEGLLTFFFFPICVVFAWVADRRLLFYKYVYKRYRAGKQRGMIIEHEGDRPSSKTEIEMDGKVVNSHVDNFLDGALVLEVDERDQDDEEARREMARILKELKQKHPDKEVEQLIELANYQVLSQQQKSRAFYRIQATRLMTGAGNILKRHAADQARKAVSMHEVNTDMTDGDPISRICFEQGTYQCLENCGTVALTIVRRGGDLTSTVVVDFRTEDGTANAGSDYEFTEGTVVFKPGETQKEIRVGIIDDDIFEEDENFLVHLSNVQVSAEAPEDGVLEANHVSALACLGSPCTATVTIFDDDHAGIFTFEEPVTHVSESIGVMEVKVLRTSGARGNVIVPYKTVEGTARGGGEDFEDSCGELEFQNDEIVKTISVKVIDDEEYEKNKTFFLEIGEPRLVEMSEKKALLLSELGGFTLTDEYDDRQPLTSKEEEERRIAELGRPVLGEHTRLEVIIEESYEFKSTVDKLIKKTNLALVVGTNSWREQFIEAITVSAGEDDDEDECGEEKLPSCFDYVMHFLTVFWKVLFAFVPPTEYWNGWACFIVSILMIGLLTAFIGDLASHFGCTIGLKDSVTAVVFVALGTSVPDTFASKVAATQDQYADASIGNVTGSNAVNVFLGIGVAWSIAAIYHAAHGEQFRVSPGTLAFSVTLFTIFAFVNVGVLLYRRRPEIGGELGGPRTAKLLTSSLFVLLWLLYIFFSSLEAYCHIKGF
- the SLC8A1 gene encoding sodium/calcium exchanger 1 isoform X1, with the translated sequence MLPLSLRPAWPAGLHLLALVALLFSHVEHLQAEPEAEGEGNGTAECTGSYYCKKGVILPIWEPQDPSFGDKIARATVYFVAMVYMFLGVSIIADRFMSSIEVITSQEKEITIKKPNGETTKTTVRIWNETVSNLTLMALGSSAPEILLSVIEVCGHNFTAGDLGPSTIVGSAAFNMFIIIALCVYVVPDGETRKIKHLRVFFVTAAWSIFAYTWLYIILSVISPGVVEVWEGLLTFFFFPICVVFAWVADRRLLFYKYVYKRYRAGKQRGMIIEHEGDRPSSKTEIEMDGKVVNSHVDNFLDGALVLEVDERDQDDEEARREMARILKELKQKHPDKEVEQLIELANYQVLSQQQKSRAFYRIQATRLMTGAGNILKRHAADQARKAVSMHEVNTDMTDGDPISRICFEQGTYQCLENCGTVALTIVRRGGDLTSTVVVDFRTEDGTANAGSDYEFTEGTVVFKPGETQKEIRVGIIDDDIFEEDENFLVHLSNVQVSAEAPEDGVLEANHVSALACLGSPCTATVTIFDDDHAGIFTFEEPVTHVSESIGVMEVKVLRTSGARGNVIVPYKTVEGTARGGGEDFEDSCGELEFQNDEIVKTISVKVIDDEEYEKNKTFFLEIGEPRLVEMSEKKALLLSELGGFTLTGKCLYGQPVLRKVQAREFPGPSTVVSITDEYDDRQPLTSKEEEERRIAELGRPVLGEHTRLEVIIEESYEFKSTVDKLIKKTNLALVVGTNSWREQFIEAITVSAGEDDDEDECGEEKLPSCFDYVMHFLTVFWKVLFAFVPPTEYWNGWACFIVSILMIGLLTAFIGDLASHFGCTIGLKDSVTAVVFVALGTSVPDTFASKVAATQDQYADASIGNVTGSNAVNVFLGIGVAWSIAAIYHAAHGEQFRVSPGTLAFSVTLFTIFAFVNVGVLLYRRRPEIGGELGGPRTAKLLTSSLFVLLWLLYIFFSSLEAYCHIKGF
- the SLC8A1 gene encoding sodium/calcium exchanger 1 isoform X7 — encoded protein: MLPLSLRPAWPAGLHLLALVALLFSHVEHLQAEPEAEGEGNGTAECTGSYYCKKGVILPIWEPQDPSFGDKIARATVYFVAMVYMFLGVSIIADRFMSSIEVITSQEKEITIKKPNGETTKTTVRIWNETVSNLTLMALGSSAPEILLSVIEVCGHNFTAGDLGPSTIVGSAAFNMFIIIALCVYVVPDGETRKIKHLRVFFVTAAWSIFAYTWLYIILSVISPGVVEVWEGLLTFFFFPICVVFAWVADRRLLFYKYVYKRYRAGKQRGMIIEHEGDRPSSKTEIEMDGKVVNSHVDNFLDGALVLEVDERDQDDEEARREMARILKELKQKHPDKEVEQLIELANYQVLSQQQKSRAFYRIQATRLMTGAGNILKRHAADQARKAVSMHEVNTDMTDGDPISRICFEQGTYQCLENCGTVALTIVRRGGDLTSTVVVDFRTEDGTANAGSDYEFTEGTVVFKPGETQKEIRVGIIDDDIFEEDENFLVHLSNVQVSAEAPEDGVLEANHVSALACLGSPCTATVTIFDDDHAGIFTFEEPVTHVSESIGVMEVKVLRTSGARGNVIVPYKTVEGTARGGGEDFEDSCGELEFQNDEIVKTISVKVIDDEEYEKNKTFFLEIGEPRLVEMSEKKGGFTLTGKCLYDEYDDRQPLTSKEEEERRIAELGRPVLGEHTRLEVIIEESYEFKSTVDKLIKKTNLALVVGTNSWREQFIEAITVSAGEDDDEDECGEEKLPSCFDYVMHFLTVFWKVLFAFVPPTEYWNGWACFIVSILMIGLLTAFIGDLASHFGCTIGLKDSVTAVVFVALGTSVPDTFASKVAATQDQYADASIGNVTGSNAVNVFLGIGVAWSIAAIYHAAHGEQFRVSPGTLAFSVTLFTIFAFVNVGVLLYRRRPEIGGELGGPRTAKLLTSSLFVLLWLLYIFFSSLEAYCHIKGF
- the SLC8A1 gene encoding sodium/calcium exchanger 1 isoform X5, which translates into the protein MLPLSLRPAWPAGLHLLALVALLFSHVEHLQAEPEAEGEGNGTAECTGSYYCKKGVILPIWEPQDPSFGDKIARATVYFVAMVYMFLGVSIIADRFMSSIEVITSQEKEITIKKPNGETTKTTVRIWNETVSNLTLMALGSSAPEILLSVIEVCGHNFTAGDLGPSTIVGSAAFNMFIIIALCVYVVPDGETRKIKHLRVFFVTAAWSIFAYTWLYIILSVISPGVVEVWEGLLTFFFFPICVVFAWVADRRLLFYKYVYKRYRAGKQRGMIIEHEGDRPSSKTEIEMDGKVVNSHVDNFLDGALVLEVDERDQDDEEARREMARILKELKQKHPDKEVEQLIELANYQVLSQQQKSRAFYRIQATRLMTGAGNILKRHAADQARKAVSMHEVNTDMTDGDPISRICFEQGTYQCLENCGTVALTIVRRGGDLTSTVVVDFRTEDGTANAGSDYEFTEGTVVFKPGETQKEIRVGIIDDDIFEEDENFLVHLSNVQVSAEAPEDGVLEANHVSALACLGSPCTATVTIFDDDHAGIFTFEEPVTHVSESIGVMEVKVLRTSGARGNVIVPYKTVEGTARGGGEDFEDSCGELEFQNDEIVKTISVKVIDDEEYEKNKTFFLEIGEPRLVEMSEKKALLLSELGGFTLTGKCLYDEYDDRQPLTSKEEEERRIAELGRPVLGEHTRLEVIIEESYEFKSTVDKLIKKTNLALVVGTNSWREQFIEAITVSAGEDDDEDECGEEKLPSCFDYVMHFLTVFWKVLFAFVPPTEYWNGWACFIVSILMIGLLTAFIGDLASHFGCTIGLKDSVTAVVFVALGTSVPDTFASKVAATQDQYADASIGNVTGSNAVNVFLGIGVAWSIAAIYHAAHGEQFRVSPGTLAFSVTLFTIFAFVNVGVLLYRRRPEIGGELGGPRTAKLLTSSLFVLLWLLYIFFSSLEAYCHIKGF
- the SLC8A1 gene encoding sodium/calcium exchanger 1 isoform X4; this translates as MLPLSLRPAWPAGLHLLALVALLFSHVEHLQAEPEAEGEGNGTAECTGSYYCKKGVILPIWEPQDPSFGDKIARATVYFVAMVYMFLGVSIIADRFMSSIEVITSQEKEITIKKPNGETTKTTVRIWNETVSNLTLMALGSSAPEILLSVIEVCGHNFTAGDLGPSTIVGSAAFNMFIIIALCVYVVPDGETRKIKHLRVFFVTAAWSIFAYTWLYIILSVISPGVVEVWEGLLTFFFFPICVVFAWVADRRLLFYKYVYKRYRAGKQRGMIIEHEGDRPSSKTEIEMDGKVVNSHVDNFLDGALVLEVDERDQDDEEARREMARILKELKQKHPDKEVEQLIELANYQVLSQQQKSRAFYRIQATRLMTGAGNILKRHAADQARKAVSMHEVNTDMTDGDPISRICFEQGTYQCLENCGTVALTIVRRGGDLTSTVVVDFRTEDGTANAGSDYEFTEGTVVFKPGETQKEIRVGIIDDDIFEEDENFLVHLSNVQVSAEAPEDGVLEANHVSALACLGSPCTATVTIFDDDHAGIFTFEEPVTHVSESIGVMEVKVLRTSGARGNVIVPYKTVEGTARGGGEDFEDSCGELEFQNDEIVKTISVKVIDDEEYEKNKTFFLEIGEPRLVEMSEKKGGFTLTGQPVLRKVQAREFPGPSTVVSITDEYDDRQPLTSKEEEERRIAELGRPVLGEHTRLEVIIEESYEFKSTVDKLIKKTNLALVVGTNSWREQFIEAITVSAGEDDDEDECGEEKLPSCFDYVMHFLTVFWKVLFAFVPPTEYWNGWACFIVSILMIGLLTAFIGDLASHFGCTIGLKDSVTAVVFVALGTSVPDTFASKVAATQDQYADASIGNVTGSNAVNVFLGIGVAWSIAAIYHAAHGEQFRVSPGTLAFSVTLFTIFAFVNVGVLLYRRRPEIGGELGGPRTAKLLTSSLFVLLWLLYIFFSSLEAYCHIKGF